A stretch of the Actinomycetota bacterium genome encodes the following:
- a CDS encoding 4-(cytidine 5'-diphospho)-2-C-methyl-D-erythritol kinase, whose product MSERPLPAPTVRVRVPAKVNLFLAVRGRRPDGMHDIVSVMHTIGIHDEVSVRFEGPRVACYHPAARRLLDVTIEHDAGIDVPRDASNLAVRAARALADALVRRGPATEDHDRVRPEPGAPVTRIALAKRIPVGAGMAGGSADAAATLVALNELWDAQLSREEMRSVAADVGADVPFCVGGGTALATGTGTATAQVLCRSTFHWVVGMSDQPMSTAEVYRMWDRVAVPSEVEPDAVLQALRAKDAEALGAALHNDLEQAAFRLRPQLRDAKESLLDAGAFGAVMSGSGPTVLGVAGDPQHARRLAAAVAQRFDRVEVARSPAGGPEIVSGR is encoded by the coding sequence GTGAGCGAACGTCCGCTGCCGGCGCCGACCGTGCGGGTGCGGGTCCCCGCCAAGGTCAACCTGTTCCTCGCCGTACGCGGGCGCCGGCCCGACGGGATGCACGACATCGTCTCGGTCATGCACACCATCGGGATCCACGACGAGGTCTCGGTGCGGTTCGAAGGCCCGCGGGTGGCGTGCTACCACCCGGCGGCCCGGCGGCTGCTGGATGTCACGATCGAGCACGACGCCGGGATCGACGTGCCGCGGGACGCCTCGAACCTCGCCGTCCGGGCGGCGAGGGCGCTCGCCGACGCCCTGGTGCGCCGCGGGCCGGCGACCGAAGACCACGACCGGGTCCGTCCTGAGCCAGGCGCCCCGGTCACGCGGATCGCGCTCGCCAAACGCATCCCGGTGGGGGCCGGGATGGCAGGCGGTTCGGCCGACGCCGCCGCCACGTTGGTGGCGCTGAACGAGCTGTGGGATGCCCAGCTCAGCCGCGAAGAGATGCGAAGCGTCGCAGCGGACGTCGGCGCCGACGTTCCCTTCTGCGTCGGGGGAGGGACCGCGTTGGCGACCGGGACCGGGACCGCAACCGCCCAGGTCCTGTGCCGCAGCACGTTCCACTGGGTCGTTGGGATGAGCGACCAGCCGATGTCCACCGCCGAGGTCTACCGGATGTGGGACCGGGTGGCGGTCCCGAGCGAGGTCGAACCGGACGCCGTCCTTCAGGCGCTCCGCGCCAAGGACGCCGAGGCGTTGGGTGCAGCGCTGCACAACGACCTGGAGCAGGCAGCGTTCCGTCTCCGCCCGCAGCTCCGCGACGCCAAGGAGTCGCTGTTGGACGCCGGGGCGTTCGGCGCGGTCATGAGCGGTTCGGGACCCACCGTGCTAGGTGTCGCCGGGGACCCCCAACACGCGCGGCGTCTCGCTGCGGCGGTCGCGCAACGCTTCGACCGCGTGGAGGTCGCCCGCTCACCCGCGGGCGGACCCGAGATCGTCAGCGGTCGCTGA
- the rsmA gene encoding 16S rRNA (adenine(1518)-N(6)/adenine(1519)-N(6))-dimethyltransferase RsmA — MATGREAPLLTPADIRRLLDEHGLAPRKTAGQNFVVDPNTVRKVVRDAGVTAGDVVVEVGAGLGSLTLALSEVARRIVAVEIDAGLVSALRDVVGDRDHIDIVHADALRVDLDAVVGGEPARLVANLPYNVATPVVFHALDGQAITDLFVMVQREVGERWAAQVGDRLYGAVSVKLQLVADVDVVARVPPTVFYPVPKVDSVTVRIVRRHPMPDPAEHRVVVSVVEAAFAQRRKTLRNALRARTRTAAVEEALEAAGIDPGARAEELDPAAFRRLATHLADHLPAGSGS, encoded by the coding sequence GTGGCCACAGGGCGTGAGGCGCCGCTGCTGACGCCGGCGGACATCCGCCGGTTGCTGGACGAGCACGGGCTGGCGCCCCGGAAGACCGCCGGCCAGAACTTCGTCGTCGACCCCAACACCGTCCGCAAGGTCGTCCGCGACGCCGGAGTCACCGCCGGCGACGTCGTCGTGGAGGTCGGGGCCGGTCTCGGGTCGTTGACGTTGGCGCTGTCCGAAGTCGCGCGCCGGATCGTCGCGGTGGAGATCGACGCCGGCCTGGTGTCCGCGCTCCGCGACGTGGTCGGCGACCGCGACCACATCGACATCGTCCACGCCGATGCGCTCCGGGTCGACCTCGACGCTGTGGTGGGCGGGGAGCCCGCCCGCCTGGTCGCGAACCTGCCGTACAACGTCGCGACGCCCGTGGTGTTCCACGCGCTCGACGGCCAGGCGATCACCGACCTGTTCGTGATGGTCCAACGCGAGGTCGGAGAACGGTGGGCTGCCCAGGTCGGGGATCGCCTGTACGGGGCGGTCAGCGTGAAGCTGCAGCTGGTGGCGGACGTCGACGTGGTCGCACGCGTCCCGCCGACCGTCTTCTACCCGGTCCCCAAGGTCGACAGCGTCACGGTCCGCATCGTCCGCCGCCACCCGATGCCCGACCCGGCCGAGCACCGTGTGGTCGTGTCGGTGGTCGAGGCGGCGTTCGCCCAGAGGCGCAAGACGCTACGGAACGCGCTACGGGCGCGGACCCGGACGGCAGCTGTGGAGGAGGCCCTCGAGGCGGCCGGCATCGACCCGGGCGCGCGAGCCGAGGAACTCGACCCCGCCGCGTTCCGCCGCCTCGCAACTCACCTCGCCGATCACCTCCCAGCCGGGAGCGGATCGTGA
- a CDS encoding TatD family hydrolase, whose translation MPEYVDTHCHLDHHEQLRSAEQVERARAQGVTALVTVGTDLASSTEAVQTAARHDEVWATVGVHPNDTMEATPRVMECIQRLATQPRVVGIGESGLDYYRDWASPERQQWAFRRHIDLAKAVDKTLVIHCREAWDDTLGILEEEGPPERVVLHCFSGGADLAERCAADGYFLSFAGNVTFTNAPALREAAAATPLDRLLTETDSPFLTPDPHRGQPNEPAMVPLVAACLARVHGRDLEEVAAATVTNARRAFAL comes from the coding sequence GTGCCGGAGTACGTCGACACCCACTGCCATCTCGATCACCACGAACAGCTGCGGTCCGCTGAGCAGGTGGAGCGCGCCCGCGCCCAAGGCGTCACAGCGCTCGTCACGGTCGGGACCGACCTGGCGTCGTCGACCGAGGCGGTGCAGACCGCCGCTCGCCACGACGAGGTCTGGGCGACCGTTGGCGTGCATCCCAACGACACCATGGAAGCCACCCCTCGCGTCATGGAGTGCATCCAGCGGCTGGCCACCCAGCCGCGTGTGGTGGGGATCGGCGAATCCGGTCTCGACTACTACCGCGACTGGGCCTCTCCCGAACGCCAGCAGTGGGCGTTCCGGCGCCACATCGACCTGGCGAAAGCGGTCGACAAGACACTCGTGATCCACTGCCGCGAGGCGTGGGACGACACCCTGGGCATCCTGGAGGAGGAGGGGCCGCCCGAGCGGGTCGTGCTGCACTGCTTCTCCGGTGGCGCCGACCTCGCCGAGCGCTGCGCCGCAGACGGGTACTTCCTGTCGTTCGCGGGGAACGTCACCTTCACCAACGCGCCTGCCCTGCGGGAAGCCGCCGCGGCCACGCCGCTGGATCGGTTGCTGACCGAGACCGATAGCCCCTTCCTCACACCCGACCCGCACCGCGGACAGCCCAACGAACCGGCGATGGTCCCGTTGGTGGCGGCGTGCCTGGCGCGGGTGCACGGCCGTGACCTGGAGGAGGTGGCGGCAGCCACGGTGACCAACGCGCGCCGCGCGTTCGCGCTGTGA